From the genome of Bubalus bubalis isolate 160015118507 breed Murrah chromosome 2, NDDB_SH_1, whole genome shotgun sequence, one region includes:
- the LOC102409887 gene encoding LOW QUALITY PROTEIN: 60S ribosomal protein L30 (The sequence of the model RefSeq protein was modified relative to this genomic sequence to represent the inferred CDS: inserted 2 bases in 1 codon) translates to MVAAKKTKKSLESINSRLQLVMKSGKYVLGYRQTXKMIRQGKAKLVILANNCPALRKSEIEYYAMLAKTGVHHYSGNNIELGTACGKYYRVCTLAIIDPGDSDIIRSMPEQTGEK, encoded by the exons ATGGTGGCCGCAAAGAAGACGAAAAAGTCACTGGAGTCGATCAACTCTAGGCTCCAGCTGGTTATGAAAAGTGGAAAGTACGTGCTGGGGTACAGACAGAC CAAAATGATCAGACAAGGCAAAGCGAAACTGGTCATCCTCGCCAACAACTGCCCAGCCTTGAGGAAATCTGAAATAGAGTATTATGCCATGTTGGCCAAAACTGGTGTCCATCACTACAGTGGCAATAATATTGAATTGGGCACAGCATGTGGAAAATACTACAGAGTATGCACACTGGCTATCATTgatccaggtgattctgatattaTTAGAAGCATGCCAGAACAGACGGGTGAAAAGTAA